A portion of the Vulpes vulpes isolate BD-2025 chromosome 5, VulVul3, whole genome shotgun sequence genome contains these proteins:
- the TNNI2 gene encoding troponin I, fast skeletal muscle has product MLQIAAQELEKEESRRESEKQNYLSEHCPPLHLPGSMSEVQELCKQLHAKIDAAEEEKYDMEVRVQKSTKELEDMNQKLFDLRGKFKRPPLRRVRMSADAMLKALLGSKHKVCMDLRANLKQVKKEDTEKERDLRDVGDWRKNIEEKSGMEGRKKMFETES; this is encoded by the exons ATGCTCCAGATTGCCGCCCAGGAGTTGGAAAAAGAAGAGAGTCGCCGTGAGTCTGAGAAGCAGAACTACCTGTCTGAGCACTGCCCGCCTCTGCACCTGCCCGGCTCCATGTCCGAAGTGCAG gagctcTGCAAACAGCTGCACGCCAAGATCGACGCAGCCGAGGAGGAGAAGTATGACATGGAAGTGAGGGTTCAGAAGAGCACCAAGGAG CTGGAGGACATGAACCAGAAGCTGTTCGACCTGAGAGGCAAGTTCAAGAGGCCCCCGTTGAGGAGGGTGCGCATGTCTGCCGACGCGATGCTCAAGGCACTGCTGGGCTCCAAGCACAAGGTGTGCATGGACCTGAGGGCCAACCTGAAGCAGGTCAAGAAGGAGGACACCGAGAAG GAGCGGGACCTGCGTGATGTGGGTGACTGGCGGAAGAACATCGAGGAGAAGTCTGGCATGGAGGGCAGGAAGAAGATGTTCGAGACTGAGTCCTAG
- the SYT8 gene encoding synaptotagmin-8 isoform X2 — protein sequence MGRPPGPHSTPAPEGTLAVPGLIPDLIFGLPWPRWALIALAVAAGVLTVSCLLCVICCCCCRRRHHGHRKKPRDREAVGLSSPQGTTTSAHLVQPDVDSLEGGPQHWGRLQLSLEYDFGSQEVRVGLKQATDLRAWGPGSTADLYARVSLSTQAGHRHETKVHRGTLCPMFQETCCFHVPQEELSQTTLQVQVLSFKRFSSHESLGELGLPLGTVDLHHVLEHWYQLGPPGTVEPEAWGELCFSLQYMPSSGRLTVVVLEARGLSPGLAVENPYVKVQLMLSQRKWKKRRTSARKGTASPYFNEAFSFLVPFSQIQSVDLVLAVWARGPQFWAECVGKVLLGARTSGQPLQHWADMLAHARRPVAQWHHLQLAGEVDRALALIPRLRLPLPGS from the exons atggggcgCCCCCCAGGTCCCCACAGCACCCCGGCCCCGGAGGGCACCTTGGCTGTACCTGGGCTCATTCCGGACCTCATCTTTGGGCTCCCCT ggccccgcTGGGCGCTCATTGCTCTTGCTGTGGCTGCTGGTGTCCTCACGGTTTCCTGCCTCCTTTGTGTCatttgttgctgctgctgccgccggcGTCACCATGGTCACAGGAAGAAGCCCAGGGACAGAGAGGCCGTGGGCCTGAGCAGTCCCCAAGGCACCACCACCAGCGCCCACCTG GTGCAGCCGGATGTGGACAGTTTGGAGGGGGGCCCCCAGCACTGGGGGCGCCTGCAGCTCTCCCTGGAGTATGACTTCGGAAGCCAGGAG GTCAGAGTGGGCCTCAAGCAGGCCACAGACCTGAGGGCCTGGGGCCCTGGCAGCACGGCGGATCTGTACGCTCGCGTCAGCCTCTCCACCCAGGCAGGACACAGGCACGAGACGAAGGTGCACCGTGGCACGCTCTGCCCCATGTTCCAGGAGACCTGCTGCTTCCAC GTGCCACAGGAAGAGCTGTCCCAGACCACCCTACAGGTGCAGGTGCTGAGCTTTAAGCGGTTTTCTTCCCACGAGTCGCTGGGCGAGCTCGGCCTGCCACTGGGCACCGTGGACCTGCACCACGTTCTGGAGCACTGGTACCAGCTGGGCCCACCGGGCACTGTGGAG cctgaggcGTGGGGGGAGCTGTGCTTCTCGCTCCAGTACATGCCCAGCTCAGGCCGGCTGACCGTGGTCGTGCTGGAGGCCCGAGGCCTGAGCCCAGGCCTGGCAGTTGAGA ACCCCTACGTGAAGGTCCAGCTCATGCTGAGCCAGAGAaagtggaagaagagaaggaCATCGGCTAGGAAGGGCACAGCCTCCCCTTACTTCAACGAGGCTTTCTCCTTCCTGGTGCCCTTTAGCCAGATCCAG AGCGTGGATCTGGTGCTGGCTGTCTGGGCCCGGGGCCCACAGTTTTGGGCTGAGTGTGTGGGCAAGGTCCTGCTCGGCGCCCGGACCTCTGGGCAGCCCCTGCAGCACTGGGCAGACATGCTGGCCCATGCCCGGCGGCCTGTTGCCCAGTGGCACCACCTGCAGCTCGCCGGGGAGGTGGACCGAGCCCTGGCCCTGATACCCCGCCTACGCCTGCCCCTGCCCGGCTCCTGA
- the SYT8 gene encoding synaptotagmin-8 isoform X1 — translation MGRPPGPHSTPAPEGTLAVPGLIPDLIFGLPWPRWALIALAVAAGVLTVSCLLCVICCCCCRRRHHGHRKKPRDREAVGLSSPQGTTTSAHLVRSWAPALPTAELQARQSQRAAQEPASGAQVQPDVDSLEGGPQHWGRLQLSLEYDFGSQEVRVGLKQATDLRAWGPGSTADLYARVSLSTQAGHRHETKVHRGTLCPMFQETCCFHVRLGWEGRRGSLGQGPWRGQGVQLTACPQVPQEELSQTTLQVQVLSFKRFSSHESLGELGLPLGTVDLHHVLEHWYQLGPPGTVEVRPLTAQLWPGPGLCVSGETEPPLTSCTQSPPLLSVPQVPSPPVP, via the exons atggggcgCCCCCCAGGTCCCCACAGCACCCCGGCCCCGGAGGGCACCTTGGCTGTACCTGGGCTCATTCCGGACCTCATCTTTGGGCTCCCCT ggccccgcTGGGCGCTCATTGCTCTTGCTGTGGCTGCTGGTGTCCTCACGGTTTCCTGCCTCCTTTGTGTCatttgttgctgctgctgccgccggcGTCACCATGGTCACAGGAAGAAGCCCAGGGACAGAGAGGCCGTGGGCCTGAGCAGTCCCCAAGGCACCACCACCAGCGCCCACCTGGTGAGGAGTTGGGCACCGGCGCTCCCCACTGCCGAGCTCCAGGCTCGGCAGTCCCAGAGGGCAGCTCAGGAACCAGCCTCGGGGGCTCAG GTGCAGCCGGATGTGGACAGTTTGGAGGGGGGCCCCCAGCACTGGGGGCGCCTGCAGCTCTCCCTGGAGTATGACTTCGGAAGCCAGGAG GTCAGAGTGGGCCTCAAGCAGGCCACAGACCTGAGGGCCTGGGGCCCTGGCAGCACGGCGGATCTGTACGCTCGCGTCAGCCTCTCCACCCAGGCAGGACACAGGCACGAGACGAAGGTGCACCGTGGCACGCTCTGCCCCATGTTCCAGGAGACCTGCTGCTTCCACGTACGTCTGGGCTGGGAGGGCCGGCGGGGAAGCCTGGGCCAGGGTCCGTGGAGGGGACAGGGTGTCCAGCTCACAGCCTGCCCGCAGGTGCCACAGGAAGAGCTGTCCCAGACCACCCTACAGGTGCAGGTGCTGAGCTTTAAGCGGTTTTCTTCCCACGAGTCGCTGGGCGAGCTCGGCCTGCCACTGGGCACCGTGGACCTGCACCACGTTCTGGAGCACTGGTACCAGCTGGGCCCACCGGGCACTGTGGAGGTGAGGCCACTGACTGCCCAGCTctggcctggccctggcctgTGTGTCTCAGGGGAGACTGAGCCCCCCCTCACCTCCTGCACCCAGAGCCCCCCACTACTGTCTGTACCCCaagtcccctcccctcctgtaCCCTGA